In the genome of Streptomyces lydicus, the window CGCGATCCGCCACCAGATCCAGGCCAGTGACAGCACCGCGATCAGTGCGACAGGGGCGTAGTTGAACGAGTCGACGGTCACCGGCCCGGTCTGCGGCAGGCAGAAGAGCACGGTCACGAACGCCACCCAGGCGACGGCGACGCCGCCGACCATCACCCCCCAGCGGCCCAGGTTCCAGGGCCCGGGCAGGAACCGGTTGCGGTGCTTGATGCGCAAGTAGATGGGGATGGCGTAGGCGGGGGTGATGCCGATGACGTTGATGCTGGTGATCGCCGCGTACGCGGTCGGGCTGTACAGGCTCGGCACGGCGAGCAGGGCTGCGGCCGCGACCGCCAGCCAGACGGCGTTGCGCGGGGTGCCGGTACGCAGGTGCACTCTCCGCCACAGGCCCGATCCCGGCAGCGCGCCGTCCCGGCTGAAGGCGAACACCATCCGGGACGCCGCGGCGGTCTCCGCGTTCCCGCAGAACAGCTGGGCGACGATGACCACGAGCAGCAGCGCCTTGGCGCCGGCCGGACCGAGAGCGTCCAGGAAGATCTGGGCGGGCGGAACTCCGGTGGCGGTGGCCCGGGTTGCCGCGTAGTCCTGGATGGCGAACGTGAGCCCGGCCAGCAGGACGAAGCCGGCCACCCACGACCATCCGATCGCCCGCATGATGCCGCGGGACGCGGACACCTGGGCGTTGGTGGTCTCCTCCGACAGGTGAGCGGAGGCGTCGTAGCCGCAGAAAGTGTACTGCGCGAGCAGCAGACCGATCAGCACGACGTAGAGCGAGGAGGACCAGCCGGTGTGGTTGACGAACTCGCCGAAGACGAAGCCGGCGTCCTGGTGGTGTGCGGGCACGAGGGCCAGGGCGCCGACGATCACGGCGACTCCGGCGAGGTGCCACCAGACGCTGATGCTGTTGAGGATGCTGACCAGACGGACTCCGAACAGGTTCAGCCCGGCGTGCAGGGCGAGGATGACCAGGTAGATCGCCATGGTCTTGCCCTCGGTCGGCTCGAAGCCGAACTGGAGGTTCAAGAAGGCGCCGGTGAACAGCGCGGCCCCGTAGTCGATGCCGGCGATCGCCCCGAGCAGCCCGAGCAGATTCAGCCAGCCGGTGTACCAGCCCCACTTCCGGCCGCCGAGTTGCTCGGCCTGGAAGTACAGCGCCCCGGAGGTCGGATACGCGGAGGTGACCTCGGCAAGGCCGGCACCGACGAACATCACCATGACGCCGACCGCGAGCCAGCCCCACATCATGACGGCCGGGCCGCCGGTGGTCAGGCCGAAGCCGTACAGGGTCATGCACCCGGACAGCACGGAAATCACCGAGAAGCTGATGGCGAAGTTGCCGAAGGAGCCCATCCGGCGCGTCAGCACCGGTTCGTAACCGAGTTCACGCAGGTAGGCGTCGTCGGAACGGGTTCGAGCGGTATGGCGGGAGGGTTTTGAGCGGAACACGGAAACTCCGGATGAGGGGGGTGAATTCAAGAACTGACGAACGCCGAACGGATTCATGCCAAGTGGCCGTTGCGACCGGCAGGTGGTGAGTGGGGGGCTGAGGGAGGGGTGTGGCTGTGCGCGTATGCCAGCGACTCCCTGCGGGCCCGGAGCATCAGGGCCTGGCCGCCGTCGGGCCCGGGGGGCCTTTCTTCGAGCGAGTCCCACGGCTCACGTGTCGCATAGGGCTCCATCGCGGTGAACACCGCGGCCGCTTCCAGGAATTGGTGGCTCGCCCACAGGGCGTAGGCCAGGTAGCTCATGTCGGTCACCGACCGCATCGCGGGTTCCGCCTTCTGGAACCAGCCGCGAAAAGCGTCGAGCGCATACGTGCGCATCGGCTCCTCGGCCCACTGCCGCCGCCACAGGGGATGAACCTTTCCCTCGGCTCTGTACAAGCGGCACTGCTCGATCTTGGCGTAGGCGGGCAGAAGCAGCATGGGCGTGCCGACCGGTGCCCAGGACGCCACCCAGCGCCCGAAGTCGAAGACGGAGGCGAGCTGCGCCGAGCGCGAAACCGCCCGGGAGAGCAGGAACTGCAGTATCCGGTGATACGCCTCGCGGTTGCACGGGTCGCGGCGGCCCACCTCGTCCAGCAGACCCCACGGCCCCGGCGGCAACATCGGCTCCACGGGCCGCACGCAGTGCTCCGGACGGCGTTGGTGCACGTCGATCTGGGCGAGCGCCAGCAGACACACCCACGGGACCGGATCCTGCGGAGCGCGCTGTGTGGCCATCTGAGCAGCGTGCCGGGCCCGGTTCTCGTATGCGGCGACCCCGGTGTGCTGTTGGCGGTGGGCCCGCAGGGCTCTCTCCACCAACACCCGTGCGCGCATCATCTGGGGGTCATAGCTGTCCGGCTCCTCGGCCAGCCACACGTCCACCACATCAGTGGCTGCGGCAGCGACCGCCAAGACCTGCGTGCGCGAAGTCCTCAGCCCTCGTGAACCGGTGGCGCTCAGCAGATTCCGGGCGGCCCTCCACCGGCCCGCCCGGAGTTCGACCATGGCCACGCGGAGGTCGTCGTCACTCCCGGCCGGGTGATACACCGGGCGCATCAGGTCGTGTCACACGAGGCGGAGGTTCTGCGGCCGGAGGCTGGGCTTGATAACGGCTTCATCGTTTTCTCGCAAGGGTGGTGATCGGGTGAAGAAGGGTGCCCGGGCACGGCCCTGAACGTCCGCGCACGGTGTCCCAGTCCGTCCCGGACGGTCTCGGTGTGTCAGGGCGCCGTCGGCCTACAGGCGAAGGCTGCTGATTCCCGCCATCACGGCCCCTGTGGACCGGCTGACGCCGGGAGCGAGCGGGGTGCCCTGATGAACATAGGAGCCCAGCAGGAACGCCGCCATGACATGGCCGATTTTGAGCGCACTCTGGCGGACGAACAGGCACTCGATCACGGTCAAAACGGCGGACGGCAAGAAAAGCGGTCCCACGGCGGCACGGCCTCGCAGCTGTCACACCGTCCGGGTCCGGCTGTCTGCCGGCTATCTGCCGATCTCCCAGGCGAAGGGCGGGAGTTCGCGGGCGCGGGAGTAGATGTCCAGGGCCTGGCTCGTGGGCACGAAGGGGTGGACCCGGGCGCCTTCGAGGCCGGCCAGCAGGCGGGCGCAGTGGTGGACGCAGCCGGCGACCTCCCGGCCCTGGCGGTCGACGATGGTGGCGGCATCCCGGGAGCCCTCACACGGGGTGGGGTCCTTGGC includes:
- a CDS encoding amino acid permease, with the protein product MFRSKPSRHTARTRSDDAYLRELGYEPVLTRRMGSFGNFAISFSVISVLSGCMTLYGFGLTTGGPAVMMWGWLAVGVMVMFVGAGLAEVTSAYPTSGALYFQAEQLGGRKWGWYTGWLNLLGLLGAIAGIDYGAALFTGAFLNLQFGFEPTEGKTMAIYLVILALHAGLNLFGVRLVSILNSISVWWHLAGVAVIVGALALVPAHHQDAGFVFGEFVNHTGWSSSLYVVLIGLLLAQYTFCGYDASAHLSEETTNAQVSASRGIMRAIGWSWVAGFVLLAGLTFAIQDYAATRATATGVPPAQIFLDALGPAGAKALLLVVIVAQLFCGNAETAAASRMVFAFSRDGALPGSGLWRRVHLRTGTPRNAVWLAVAAAALLAVPSLYSPTAYAAITSINVIGITPAYAIPIYLRIKHRNRFLPGPWNLGRWGVMVGGVAVAWVAFVTVLFCLPQTGPVTVDSFNYAPVALIAVLSLAWIWWRIAGRRSYDVPAHHTDRSMDCFDQEIV